A part of Nesterenkonia lutea genomic DNA contains:
- a CDS encoding M18 family aminopeptidase, which translates to MTTREHIADLAEYVTASPSSYHAAAVAAERLVEAGFTQLGEHEDWPIEPGRYVVLRDGAVLGWVVPDAAGPTTPVRILGAHTDSPGFKLKPKSTLIRQGWLQAGVEIYGGPLLNSWLDRELRLAGRLVTRDGATHLVATGPVARIPQLAIHLDRQVNEGLTLSRQAHTAPVLGLAGSSEQAAAADVLAVLASSAGVDPEDVDGYDVVLADAQAPGTFGVEQEFLASGRLDNLSSVHAGLSALEATADQAAAGQVIPMLAAFDHEELGSASRSGAAGPFLEEVLGRIYEGLGHAAGQSACTLSQRAQALAGSWHLSCDAGHAVHPNYSERHDPANRPLPNGGPLLKINANQRYTTDAPGAAMWAKVCRDAGVPTQEFVSNNDLPCGSTIGPITATRLGIRTADVGIALLSMHSAREMCGVDDLGHLRDAVASFFTTELSR; encoded by the coding sequence ATGACGACTCGGGAGCACATCGCAGACCTGGCGGAGTATGTCACCGCCTCGCCCTCCTCCTACCACGCGGCTGCAGTCGCCGCAGAGCGCCTGGTGGAGGCCGGATTCACCCAGCTGGGCGAGCACGAGGACTGGCCGATCGAACCAGGACGCTATGTGGTGCTGCGCGACGGCGCGGTCCTGGGCTGGGTGGTGCCCGACGCCGCGGGACCGACCACCCCCGTCCGGATTCTCGGGGCGCATACGGACTCCCCGGGGTTCAAGCTCAAGCCCAAGTCCACACTGATCCGGCAGGGCTGGCTGCAGGCCGGCGTCGAGATCTACGGCGGACCGCTGCTGAACTCGTGGCTGGACCGCGAGCTTCGTCTGGCCGGGAGGCTGGTCACCCGCGACGGCGCCACACACCTGGTGGCCACCGGACCGGTGGCCCGCATCCCCCAGCTGGCCATCCACCTGGATCGACAGGTCAATGAGGGACTGACCCTGAGTCGACAGGCACATACCGCGCCGGTGCTCGGGCTCGCCGGCTCCTCCGAGCAGGCGGCCGCCGCCGACGTGCTCGCCGTGCTTGCCTCCTCGGCGGGAGTGGACCCCGAGGACGTGGACGGCTACGACGTCGTCCTCGCCGATGCGCAGGCGCCTGGAACCTTCGGAGTCGAGCAGGAGTTCCTGGCCTCGGGCAGGCTGGACAATCTCTCCTCCGTGCACGCCGGGCTGAGCGCGCTGGAGGCGACGGCAGATCAGGCCGCAGCGGGACAGGTCATTCCGATGCTCGCCGCCTTCGACCATGAGGAGCTCGGGTCCGCCTCGCGCTCCGGAGCAGCCGGTCCCTTCCTGGAGGAGGTGCTGGGCAGGATCTACGAGGGTCTGGGCCATGCTGCCGGACAGTCCGCCTGCACGCTCTCCCAGCGAGCTCAGGCGCTCGCCGGCTCCTGGCACCTCTCCTGCGATGCCGGGCACGCTGTGCACCCGAACTACTCCGAGCGGCACGATCCGGCGAACCGGCCCCTTCCCAACGGCGGGCCGCTGCTGAAGATCAACGCCAACCAGCGCTACACCACCGATGCGCCCGGCGCTGCCATGTGGGCCAAGGTCTGCCGGGACGCCGGGGTGCCCACTCAGGAGTTCGTCTCGAACAACGATCTCCCCTGCGGGTCCACCATCGGGCCGATCACCGCGACTCGACTGGGAATCCGCACGGCAGACGTGGGGATCGCGCTGCTGTCGATGCATTCGGCGCGGGAGATGTGCGGGGTGGATGATCTCGGGCACCTGCGTGACGCGGTGGCCAGCTTCTTCACCACCGAGCTGAGCCGCTGA
- a CDS encoding sensor histidine kinase, whose protein sequence is MNTQVAPESPAGASVPAGFEELGIVRRRGVRGWFRRHPRCMNAVVIGVYVLLTLWTYPYAFYDLGDGAWWLLIGYGAIAVALAFRRTHPIAVLAMIALAETFLLLLYPWHGSQMIGLCFAAYAVARHRGLLVGLVTALPACVLGYLTFLRNDLWTARHGRSWWMENYYDPMGLSEFESQGIVAVTMFFVVGISAGIGAAVRRGRSHEQEVLEWARRTQQYAQVAERNRIAREMHDVIAHSLSVMISLADGARIVARKDPQRAGAVLEELSDTGRTALGDMRRVIGVLREGQDVGAARRPVAESLEDLSEGFRQAGLPLTVSLTGPQLPEDAAFGLTVHRIIQESLTNVLRYGRQVTEVTVSIEHRPGPDAEEARSLRAQGLSPTDQAALGMPAAGQVVLTITDDGVHPAHGERRESVGSGQGIHGMEERAAFYNGSVYAGPASRRGWMVRAVLEPPQKG, encoded by the coding sequence GTGAACACCCAGGTCGCACCCGAATCCCCCGCCGGAGCATCGGTGCCCGCGGGTTTCGAGGAGCTCGGGATCGTGCGGCGCCGGGGCGTGCGCGGCTGGTTCCGCCGGCACCCGAGGTGCATGAACGCCGTCGTCATCGGGGTCTATGTGCTGCTGACCCTGTGGACCTATCCCTATGCCTTCTACGACCTGGGCGACGGGGCCTGGTGGCTGCTGATCGGCTACGGAGCCATCGCCGTCGCGCTGGCCTTCCGTCGGACCCATCCCATCGCCGTGCTGGCGATGATTGCGCTGGCCGAAACCTTCCTGCTGCTGCTCTACCCCTGGCACGGCTCCCAGATGATCGGACTCTGCTTCGCCGCCTACGCGGTGGCGCGCCACCGCGGGCTCCTGGTGGGTCTGGTCACCGCGCTGCCGGCCTGCGTGCTCGGCTACCTGACCTTCCTGCGCAACGATCTGTGGACCGCCCGGCATGGACGCAGCTGGTGGATGGAGAACTACTACGACCCCATGGGGCTCAGCGAGTTCGAATCCCAGGGCATCGTTGCCGTGACCATGTTCTTCGTGGTGGGCATCTCCGCTGGCATCGGCGCAGCCGTGCGCCGCGGGCGCAGCCACGAGCAGGAGGTGCTGGAATGGGCCCGGCGCACCCAGCAGTACGCCCAGGTGGCCGAGCGGAACCGGATCGCTCGGGAGATGCATGACGTGATCGCCCATTCACTCTCGGTGATGATCTCCCTGGCCGACGGCGCGCGCATCGTGGCCCGGAAGGATCCCCAGCGCGCCGGAGCGGTCCTGGAAGAGCTCTCCGACACCGGCCGCACCGCACTGGGCGACATGCGCCGGGTGATCGGTGTGCTGCGCGAGGGACAGGACGTGGGGGCCGCGCGGCGACCCGTCGCAGAGTCTCTGGAGGATCTCTCCGAGGGCTTCCGGCAGGCGGGCCTGCCGCTGACAGTGAGCCTGACCGGCCCGCAGCTGCCCGAGGACGCCGCCTTCGGACTCACTGTTCACCGGATCATCCAGGAGTCACTGACCAATGTGCTGCGCTACGGCCGTCAGGTCACCGAGGTGACGGTGAGCATCGAGCACCGGCCCGGACCGGATGCCGAAGAGGCACGGAGTCTGCGTGCGCAGGGACTCAGCCCCACAGATCAGGCTGCCCTGGGAATGCCTGCGGCCGGGCAGGTGGTGCTCACCATCACCGACGACGGCGTGCACCCGGCCCATGGTGAGCGCCGGGAGTCCGTGGGCAGCGGACAGGGAATCCACGGCATGGAGGAGCGGGCCGCGTTCTACAACGGCTCGGTCTACGCAGGTCCGGCATCCCGCCGGGGCTGGATGGTGCGGGCGGTCCTTGAACCGCCACAGAAGGGATGA
- a CDS encoding response regulator transcription factor → MLVDDQHLLRMGFRLILEGEDDLQVVAEAADGVEALETLSGLPAERRPDVVLMDVRMPRMDGIEATTKVVAQFPQTRVIILTTFDLDEYAFSGLQAGASAFLLKDVTPEDLVHAVRVVAEGDAVVAPRITQRLLEVYLRGAGAAPAAAVPAALDASGRRQGTRPGARADRDSRDDGLLRGEAERRTQPRAVPTGEQIAAAMDDGVPREPLTARETEVLFAVAEGLSNAEIAARFFLSEATVKTHVRRILTKLQLRDRVQVVVYVFQTGLISPS, encoded by the coding sequence ATGCTCGTCGATGACCAGCATCTGCTGCGGATGGGGTTCCGGCTGATCCTCGAGGGGGAAGACGATCTCCAGGTCGTCGCCGAAGCCGCCGATGGCGTGGAGGCGCTGGAGACGCTGAGCGGGCTTCCCGCCGAAAGGCGCCCGGATGTGGTGCTCATGGACGTCCGAATGCCGCGGATGGATGGGATCGAGGCCACCACGAAGGTGGTGGCGCAGTTCCCGCAGACCCGGGTGATCATCCTGACCACCTTCGACCTGGACGAATATGCGTTCTCGGGTCTGCAGGCAGGAGCCAGCGCCTTCCTGCTCAAGGACGTGACCCCCGAGGATCTCGTCCATGCGGTGCGGGTGGTGGCTGAGGGCGACGCCGTGGTGGCTCCCCGGATCACCCAGCGCCTGCTGGAGGTGTATCTGCGCGGTGCCGGCGCAGCCCCGGCCGCCGCCGTTCCCGCCGCACTGGACGCCTCAGGACGCCGTCAGGGAACTCGTCCCGGTGCACGGGCGGACCGGGATTCCCGCGACGATGGTCTCCTGCGCGGGGAGGCCGAGCGTCGGACGCAGCCACGAGCTGTGCCCACCGGTGAGCAGATCGCTGCGGCCATGGATGACGGGGTCCCGCGGGAGCCGCTGACCGCGCGTGAGACGGAGGTGCTCTTCGCGGTGGCCGAGGGACTCTCCAACGCCGAGATCGCGGCCAGGTTCTTCCTCTCCGAAGCCACGGTGAAGACTCACGTGCGACGGATCCTGACCAAGCTGCAGCTGCGCGACCGGGTCCAGGTCGTGGTCTATGTCTTCCAGACCGGGCTGATCAGCCCCTCCTGA
- a CDS encoding single-stranded DNA-binding protein — MAGETIITVVGNLTADPELRFTPSGAAVSNFAIASTPRFFDRQANEWKDGETLFVRCSLWREAAENAAESLTKGTRVIAQGRLKARSFQTKEGENRTSWELDVDEIGPSLRFATASVQRSGGGQGGRSGGSGGGFGGASAGGAASGGFGAGGDSFGGGGSGGGGGSQSGGWSNDSAPQDPWGGQPSGGGSWGTPDNNEPPF, encoded by the coding sequence ATGGCCGGCGAGACCATCATCACCGTTGTAGGCAATCTGACGGCAGACCCGGAGCTCCGCTTCACCCCCTCGGGTGCCGCGGTCTCCAACTTCGCCATTGCGTCCACACCCCGGTTCTTCGACCGACAGGCGAATGAGTGGAAGGACGGGGAGACTCTCTTCGTCCGCTGTTCACTGTGGCGTGAAGCCGCAGAGAACGCCGCTGAATCCCTGACCAAGGGCACCCGCGTCATCGCACAGGGTCGCCTGAAGGCTCGGTCGTTCCAGACCAAGGAGGGGGAGAACCGCACCTCCTGGGAGCTTGACGTCGATGAGATCGGTCCCTCGCTGCGCTTCGCAACTGCCAGTGTCCAGCGCTCCGGCGGTGGACAGGGCGGTCGTTCCGGCGGATCCGGAGGCGGGTTCGGCGGCGCCAGCGCCGGCGGCGCAGCCTCCGGAGGCTTCGGCGCAGGGGGAGACTCCTTCGGCGGCGGCGGCAGCGGCGGTGGGGGCGGATCGCAGTCCGGCGGGTGGAGCAACGACTCTGCACCGCAGGACCCGTGGGGCGGACAGCCCTCCGGCGGCGGCAGCTGGGGCACCCCTGACAACAACGAGCCACCGTTCTGA
- the glsA gene encoding glutaminase A, producing MHESINSYLREILKESSQDVSGTLAGYIPRLRDADENLQALALATTDAQACSVGDDEHLFTIQSISKPFVYALALDDVGLERVREMVGMEPSGEAFNELSLEGGTGRPLNPMINAGAIATHQLLDHTRHDSHSGGRASDSRTSQVRSRTARILEGMAGFAGRTLEVDWDAAEEEFATTYRNMAIAHMLKSHGSLDIEPDEAVRGYIDSCSVLVTVRDLALMAATLANSGVNPETGQQVVSAESARTTLGVMATCGMYDASGRWLTQIGIPAKSGISGGIIGVLPGQVGIASFAPRLDEEGSSVQGVSMFQHLSNELSLHVLSNQRINVIEELRARA from the coding sequence GTGCACGAATCGATCAACAGCTATCTTCGCGAGATCCTCAAGGAGTCCAGTCAGGACGTCAGCGGCACGCTCGCCGGGTACATTCCGCGGCTCCGCGATGCCGATGAGAATCTGCAGGCGCTGGCGCTGGCGACGACCGACGCCCAGGCCTGCTCGGTGGGCGATGACGAGCATCTCTTCACCATCCAGTCGATCTCCAAGCCCTTCGTCTATGCCCTGGCGCTGGACGACGTCGGTCTGGAGCGCGTGCGCGAGATGGTCGGCATGGAGCCCTCGGGAGAGGCGTTCAACGAGCTCTCCCTCGAAGGAGGGACCGGACGACCGCTCAACCCCATGATCAATGCAGGGGCGATCGCCACCCACCAGCTGTTGGACCACACGCGTCATGACTCGCACTCCGGGGGCCGGGCGAGCGATTCACGCACCTCCCAGGTGCGCAGTCGCACGGCTCGCATCCTGGAGGGGATGGCGGGATTCGCAGGCCGCACCCTTGAGGTGGACTGGGATGCCGCCGAGGAGGAGTTCGCGACCACCTATCGCAATATGGCGATCGCCCATATGTTGAAGTCTCATGGTTCTCTGGACATCGAGCCCGACGAGGCCGTCCGCGGCTACATCGACAGCTGCTCCGTGCTGGTCACGGTCAGGGATCTTGCCCTGATGGCCGCCACGCTGGCCAACAGCGGCGTCAATCCGGAGACCGGCCAGCAGGTCGTCTCCGCCGAGTCCGCGCGCACCACGCTGGGCGTCATGGCCACCTGCGGCATGTACGACGCCTCGGGGCGCTGGCTGACCCAGATCGGCATCCCGGCGAAGTCGGGGATCTCGGGCGGGATCATCGGCGTGCTGCCGGGCCAGGTGGGGATCGCGTCCTTCGCACCTCGACTCGATGAGGAAGGCAGCAGCGTCCAGGGCGTGAGCATGTTCCAGCACCTCTCCAACGAACTCTCCCTGCATGTGCTGAGCAATCAGCGGATCAACGTCATCGAGGAGCTTCGGGCGCGCGCCTGA
- the rplI gene encoding 50S ribosomal protein L9, which yields MAKLILTQEVTGLGASGDVVEVKGGYARNYLLPRGFAMTWTKGGEKDVERLRSARKAREIATVEEAQAVAARLQSAPVKITVKTGDSGRLFGTVGAAQIAEAVEASGLGSIDKRTVEIPARIKAVGSYTATVRLHADVSASLDLQVVGSK from the coding sequence ATGGCAAAGCTCATCCTGACTCAGGAAGTGACCGGACTCGGCGCTTCCGGCGATGTGGTCGAGGTCAAGGGCGGCTACGCACGCAACTATCTGTTGCCGCGTGGCTTCGCAATGACCTGGACCAAGGGCGGCGAGAAAGACGTGGAGCGCCTGCGCTCCGCTCGCAAGGCGCGCGAGATCGCCACGGTTGAGGAAGCACAGGCGGTGGCCGCCAGGCTGCAGTCTGCCCCCGTGAAGATCACCGTGAAGACCGGCGACTCCGGTCGGCTGTTCGGCACCGTCGGTGCCGCGCAGATCGCCGAGGCCGTCGAGGCCTCAGGTCTCGGCTCCATCGACAAGCGCACCGTGGAGATCCCAGCACGCATCAAGGCTGTCGGCAGCTACACCGCCACTGTCCGGCTGCATGCTGACGTCTCCGCGTCCCTCGACCTTCAGGTCGTCGGCTCGAAGTAA
- a CDS encoding LLM class flavin-dependent oxidoreductase, whose translation MQFGVFSIGDITPDPTTGRVPTEHERITSMVAIAKKAEEVGLDVFAVGQHHNPPFVAPANPPILMAHLAAQTRRILLSTATTLITTTDPVRIAEDYAYAQHLAEGRIDLTLGRGNTGPVYPWFGKDIRAGVPLAVENYALLHRLWRESEVDWSGRFRTPLQGFTSTPRPLDGIPPFVWHGSIRSPEIAEQAAYYGDGFFHNNIFWNKEHTGRMIDLYRSRYEHHGHGPAEQAIVGLGGQVFMRRSSQDAIREFRPYFDRAPVYGGGPSLEDFSAQTPLTVGTPEQVIERTLSFREYAGDYQRQLFLIDHAGLPLKTVLEQIDLLGEEVVPVLRREVAARAPEGTPEPPTHAVLTRRRREGRDPVPGGGSASAA comes from the coding sequence ATGCAGTTCGGCGTCTTCAGCATCGGCGACATCACACCTGATCCGACCACGGGACGGGTCCCCACCGAGCACGAGCGCATCACCTCGATGGTGGCGATCGCGAAGAAGGCCGAGGAGGTCGGACTCGACGTCTTCGCAGTGGGTCAGCACCACAATCCTCCCTTCGTGGCACCGGCGAATCCTCCGATCCTGATGGCACACCTGGCGGCACAGACCCGCCGCATCCTGCTCTCCACGGCGACGACGCTGATCACCACCACTGACCCGGTGCGCATCGCGGAGGACTACGCGTATGCGCAGCACCTGGCTGAGGGTCGGATCGATCTCACCCTCGGACGGGGGAACACCGGGCCCGTCTACCCCTGGTTCGGCAAGGACATCCGCGCCGGAGTCCCGCTGGCCGTGGAGAACTATGCCCTGCTGCATAGGCTCTGGCGGGAGTCTGAGGTGGACTGGTCGGGACGTTTCCGCACTCCGCTGCAGGGCTTCACCTCCACCCCGCGCCCCCTGGACGGCATCCCGCCCTTCGTCTGGCACGGCTCGATCCGGTCCCCGGAGATCGCCGAGCAGGCCGCCTACTACGGTGACGGCTTCTTCCACAACAACATCTTCTGGAACAAGGAACACACCGGGCGGATGATCGACCTCTACCGCAGCCGCTACGAGCACCACGGACACGGCCCCGCAGAGCAGGCGATCGTCGGGCTCGGGGGACAGGTCTTCATGCGCCGAAGCTCGCAGGACGCCATCCGCGAATTCCGCCCCTACTTCGACCGGGCGCCGGTCTATGGCGGGGGTCCTTCGCTGGAGGACTTCAGCGCACAGACGCCGCTGACCGTGGGCACCCCCGAGCAGGTCATCGAACGGACCCTGAGCTTCCGCGAATACGCGGGGGACTACCAGCGCCAGCTCTTCCTGATCGACCACGCCGGACTGCCGCTGAAGACCGTGCTGGAGCAGATAGACCTGCTGGGCGAAGAGGTGGTCCCGGTGCTGCGCCGCGAGGTGGCCGCACGCGCCCCAGAGGGCACTCCGGAGCCGCCCACGCACGCGGTGCTGACCCGCCGCAGGCGCGAGGGCCGCGACCCCGTGCCCGGAGGCGGCAGCGCGTCCGCAGCCTGA
- the rpsF gene encoding 30S ribosomal protein S6 has product MRHYELMVLVDPEVDERTVEPTLGKYMEIVKKDGGTVDKVDVWGRRRLAYEIQKKTEAVYAVVNFHSTPDSAAELDRLLRLNETIMRTKITRPEEQKIE; this is encoded by the coding sequence ATGCGTCACTATGAACTGATGGTGCTCGTCGACCCAGAGGTCGATGAGCGCACCGTGGAGCCGACACTCGGCAAGTACATGGAGATCGTCAAGAAGGACGGCGGCACCGTGGACAAGGTCGATGTCTGGGGACGTCGCCGCCTGGCTTACGAGATCCAGAAGAAGACGGAAGCGGTCTACGCCGTCGTCAACTTCCACTCCACACCGGACTCGGCTGCCGAGCTCGACCGACTGCTGCGCCTGAACGAGACGATCATGCGCACCAAGATCACTCGCCCCGAGGAACAGAAGATCGAATAA
- a CDS encoding alpha/beta fold hydrolase, with product MGLFQTAGAKLAYEISGEGPTFVQLHGLTSCASREQRAGLDMTLGLQDCRVLRYDARGHGSSTGRAVPEDYVWPRLADDLLALLDDLAPGEKVHAAGPSMGAATLLHAAVRDPQRFSSLTLLVPPTAWSTRAGQADTYQRSAELVEDHGIGAFVRVGRQVLPPPALADRPKERVPAVSQELLPSIFRGAGLTDLPAPERIAALSVPTLILAWVDDYAHPVSTAEKLHELIPGSQLNIAETPEELDTWPRRVADFIAAHPVESGNGSPGYTAESRGVSA from the coding sequence GTGGGGCTTTTCCAGACAGCCGGGGCGAAACTCGCCTACGAGATCTCCGGGGAGGGGCCCACTTTCGTCCAGCTGCATGGGCTGACCTCATGCGCCTCGCGTGAGCAGCGCGCAGGCCTGGACATGACCCTCGGACTGCAGGACTGCCGGGTGCTGCGCTACGACGCTCGCGGCCACGGCTCCTCCACCGGACGCGCCGTGCCGGAGGACTACGTGTGGCCTCGACTCGCCGACGATCTGCTCGCTCTGCTGGACGACCTCGCACCCGGGGAGAAGGTCCACGCCGCCGGGCCCTCCATGGGGGCGGCGACCCTGCTCCACGCGGCGGTGCGGGACCCGCAGCGGTTCAGCTCCTTGACTCTGCTGGTGCCGCCCACCGCCTGGTCCACGCGCGCGGGCCAGGCGGACACCTATCAGAGGTCCGCCGAGCTCGTGGAGGACCATGGCATCGGCGCGTTCGTCCGCGTGGGTCGCCAGGTGCTGCCGCCTCCGGCGCTGGCGGACCGGCCCAAGGAGCGGGTGCCTGCAGTGAGCCAGGAGCTGCTTCCTTCGATCTTCAGAGGGGCAGGCCTCACCGACCTGCCCGCGCCGGAACGCATCGCAGCGCTCTCCGTGCCCACGCTGATCCTCGCCTGGGTGGATGACTACGCCCATCCGGTCTCTACGGCGGAGAAGCTGCATGAGCTGATCCCCGGCTCACAGCTGAACATCGCCGAGACCCCGGAGGAGCTCGACACCTGGCCGCGCCGGGTGGCGGACTTCATCGCCGCCCACCCGGTGGAGAGCGGGAACGGATCGCCGGGATACACAGCAGAATCACGTGGCGTGAGCGCGTGA
- the rpsR gene encoding 30S ribosomal protein S18: MAKAELKKPKPKANPLKAADITVIDYKDTALLRKFISDRGKIRARRVTGVTVQEQRKIAQAIKNAREVALLPYAGAGRG; encoded by the coding sequence ATGGCAAAGGCTGAACTCAAGAAGCCAAAGCCCAAGGCGAATCCGCTGAAGGCTGCTGACATCACGGTCATCGACTACAAGGACACCGCCCTGCTGCGGAAGTTCATTTCCGACCGAGGCAAGATCCGCGCACGCCGTGTCACCGGCGTGACTGTCCAGGAGCAGCGCAAGATCGCCCAGGCGATCAAGAACGCTCGCGAAGTCGCACTGCTGCCGTACGCCGGCGCGGGCCGCGGCTGA
- a CDS encoding condensation domain-containing protein yields the protein MRLTNVAQMHTRPGRLSSYSVVAQPVSGGAVEPRRGVGFGSAPPESASRAPEAPASLPVSFDQNRHVSFGSRPGSWMAVSFQLDGPASLEEIAAAWHEVIQRHGTLRTIFDWQPPASAESGEAYHQDPRPAAGVRSGGPDSDLLLREVGIRPGSWERLEAPDAPRDSVGFSTGDHQSRLSACKQHLSAAEVKAALRAHFDSVCDPFGRPSHRICVIDDGESAAVRDTAGSPQIVIGSDHSHVDAWSLLVLVRDFTAVLGNLRAGLDPAQGLPVPEPFAAHTAAWEDKPLPPEEVRTRWQEILEAGGSVMPTFPLPLGDISLPVSEKVEVRDVLDTTELERLEVHAKAAGVRLIAVAVSVMTRLFRELGDQPLRTVFPVHSRDEPRWFDSVGWFITNAVLENDDDDLLASYRAVKEAIRLGSHPMAPIMRPYGGMPAKPGMFAMSWLDHRRLPINVDEALNAQHVSAVVQTDGVMIWFVVNETGLHLRCRYPDTAQARETMHTWLDAVVEGLRAPSIVEG from the coding sequence ATGCGGTTGACGAATGTGGCGCAGATGCACACCCGGCCCGGCCGGCTGTCCAGCTATTCGGTGGTGGCCCAGCCCGTCTCCGGTGGCGCCGTGGAGCCGCGCCGCGGTGTCGGCTTCGGCTCGGCTCCGCCCGAGTCCGCCTCGCGTGCCCCCGAGGCACCGGCTTCGCTGCCGGTATCCTTCGATCAGAACCGCCATGTCAGCTTCGGGTCACGGCCGGGATCCTGGATGGCGGTCTCTTTCCAGCTCGACGGCCCCGCCTCCCTGGAGGAGATCGCGGCGGCCTGGCATGAGGTCATCCAGCGCCATGGGACCCTGCGCACGATCTTTGACTGGCAGCCCCCTGCCTCCGCAGAGTCAGGTGAGGCATATCACCAGGATCCCCGACCGGCTGCCGGGGTCCGCTCCGGAGGCCCGGACAGCGATCTGCTGCTCCGCGAGGTGGGAATCCGACCGGGTTCCTGGGAGCGGCTCGAAGCCCCGGATGCGCCGCGGGACTCGGTGGGATTCAGCACCGGTGACCACCAGAGCCGCCTCAGCGCCTGCAAGCAGCACCTCAGCGCCGCCGAGGTCAAGGCCGCGCTGCGCGCCCATTTCGACTCCGTCTGCGATCCCTTCGGCCGCCCCTCGCATCGGATCTGCGTGATCGACGACGGCGAGTCGGCCGCCGTCCGTGACACCGCCGGCTCCCCACAGATCGTCATCGGTTCGGATCATTCCCACGTGGACGCATGGTCGCTGCTGGTCCTGGTCCGGGACTTCACCGCCGTGCTGGGGAATCTGCGCGCCGGGCTCGACCCTGCGCAGGGCCTGCCCGTGCCGGAGCCGTTCGCCGCGCACACCGCCGCCTGGGAGGACAAGCCCCTGCCTCCCGAGGAGGTTCGCACCCGCTGGCAGGAGATCCTTGAGGCAGGGGGGAGTGTGATGCCCACCTTCCCGCTTCCGCTGGGGGACATCTCGCTTCCGGTCAGCGAGAAGGTGGAGGTCCGGGACGTGCTGGACACCACCGAGCTGGAGCGGCTGGAGGTCCATGCCAAGGCCGCGGGGGTCAGGCTGATCGCCGTCGCCGTCTCGGTGATGACCCGGCTCTTCCGGGAGCTGGGGGACCAGCCGCTGCGCACCGTGTTCCCCGTGCACAGCAGGGATGAGCCGCGCTGGTTCGATTCGGTGGGGTGGTTCATCACCAACGCGGTCCTGGAGAACGACGACGACGACCTGCTCGCCAGCTACCGGGCGGTCAAGGAGGCCATCCGGCTCGGCTCGCACCCGATGGCTCCGATCATGCGGCCCTACGGCGGGATGCCGGCGAAGCCGGGCATGTTCGCGATGAGCTGGCTCGATCATCGCCGGCTGCCCATCAACGTGGATGAGGCGCTCAACGCCCAGCATGTCTCAGCCGTGGTGCAGACGGACGGGGTGATGATCTGGTTCGTGGTCAATGAGACGGGACTGCACCTGCGCTGCCGATATCCCGACACCGCACAGGCTCGCGAGACCATGCACACATGGTTGGACGCCGTGGTCGAGGGACTGCGCGCACCGAGTATCGTGGAGGGGTGA